In the Rubrivivax gelatinosus IL144 genome, AGGATTTGTGAGGACATACGCACCATTCTTCAGGCTTCGCTCGAGGTCCGGCAACGCTGTCGGGCACGGGCTGGCAAAGGCAGCGAGATGACCCCCGACCCCACCCCCGCCACGGAGCTGCAGGATCCCGCGCAGGAACCGCCGCCGCCGGCGTGCGTGATCAGCTTCAACGCCAGCGACCCCAGCGGTGCCGGCGGGCTGGCCGGCGACGTCTCGACGATAGCGGCGATGGGCGCGCACGCGCTGCCGGTCGTGACCTCGATCGTGATGCGCGACACGGCCGAGGTCTTCGACCACCACGAGATCGACGACGACGCCGTCGTCGAGCAGGCGCGCACCATCCTCGAAGACGTCACGATCTCCGGCTGGAAGGTCGGTTTCCTGGGCAACGCCGAGACGGTGAGCGCCGTCGCCGAGGTGCTCTCGGATTACGCCGACGTGCCGCTGGTGGCCTACCTGCCCAGCCTGTCCTGGCTGGATGAGGAACAGCTGCAGCCCTACCTGGACGCCTTCCGCGAGCTGATCCTGCCGGCCACCGAGGTGCTGGTGGGCAGCCACAAGACGCTGCAGGACTTCCTGCTGCCCGACTGGGACAGCGAGCGTCCGCCGTCGGCGCGTGAACTCGCGGTCGCCGCCGGCGAACACGGCACGCGCTACGTGCTCGTCACCGGCGTGATGCTGGCCAGCAAGGGCCACGAGCAGTACATCGACAACGTGCTGGCGTCGCCGCAAGGCGCACTGACCGGCGAGAAGTTCGAGCGTTTCGACACCGCGTTCGTCGGCGCGGGCGACACGCTCTCCGCGGCCCTGGCCGCACTCCTGGCCGCCGGCAGCGAGCTGCAGGCGGCGGTGGGCGAAGCCCTGTCCTTCCTCGACCAGAGCCTGGACGCGGGTTTCCGCCCCGGCATGGGCAACGTCGTGCCCGACCGCTTCTTCTGGGCTTTGCCGCCGGCCGAAGACGGCGAGCCCGAACCCGGCCCCGACGAGCCGGATCCCGGTTTCGACGATCCCAAGACCCAAGGCGCCCCGCGGCGCG is a window encoding:
- the thiD gene encoding bifunctional hydroxymethylpyrimidine kinase/phosphomethylpyrimidine kinase → MTPDPTPATELQDPAQEPPPPACVISFNASDPSGAGGLAGDVSTIAAMGAHALPVVTSIVMRDTAEVFDHHEIDDDAVVEQARTILEDVTISGWKVGFLGNAETVSAVAEVLSDYADVPLVAYLPSLSWLDEEQLQPYLDAFRELILPATEVLVGSHKTLQDFLLPDWDSERPPSARELAVAAGEHGTRYVLVTGVMLASKGHEQYIDNVLASPQGALTGEKFERFDTAFVGAGDTLSAALAALLAAGSELQAAVGEALSFLDQSLDAGFRPGMGNVVPDRFFWALPPAEDGEPEPGPDEPDPGFDDPKTQGAPRRVH